Sequence from the Nitrospinaceae bacterium genome:
CATCAGCCGGCACCTTTTTTCGTTTGAAACCGTTTCATAGAATGGTGATTCAGAATTGACTGGTGACTGTCGTCAAATACAGGCGAATCAGGTCCTCGCCGAAAAAAATGGCGGCGAGGGTTCCGAGGACCAGAAAAGGCCCGAATGGAATCTGGCTTTTACGGTCCTTTTTTTGCGCGGCCATTAGAGCCAGGCCGATCACCGACCCCAGGACGGCGGCCAGGAAAATAACCAGTAGCACCTGTTGCCACCCCAGTAAGGCCCCTGCTCCCGCGATGAACTTGACGTCTCCGCCTCCCATGCCCCGTCCCTGCGTTAACACCGCGAGTAAATAAAATAATCCACCCCCCAGTAAAAATCCCAGGCCCGAGTTGATCATCCCCACCAGATAACTTCCGGCTCCCAGACCGAAAATAATTCCAGGAAGGGTGATGCGATCAGGAATGATCTGGTGCTGGAAATCGATCACCGTGATTATGACCAAAGCCGGGCAAACAATGGCGTAGATCAGAGATTCCCAGGAAATCCCGAATTTAACGACAACCGCTACGAACAGCAACCCGGTCACGATCTCAATTAAGGGGTAGGCGATCGAAATTTTCTGACCGCAGGCCCTGCATTTGCCTCTCAGCAAAAGATAACTTAAGACCGGTATATTGTCTACCGCCTTTATGGGCGTGTTGCAGGAGGTGCAGCGGGAAGCAGGAAAAACCACCGATTCCTGTTTAGGAAGCCGGTAGATGCATGCATTGGAAAAACTTCCGATAACCAGACCCAATAAAAAAGCGGCGGACACGGCAAAAGGAAAGGGGAGAGATAAAGCTGTTTCCATAAAGAGTTATTTTTACAAACCGGTTGGCATTATATCTGGATGGATAATAAACAATTACGAGTTTTAGCTGGAAGAGAATTCACGATCGTTGTTGTAAGGAATCAACTCTTTCACAGTTTTAAATACCGTGTCGGATGGAAATCCTTTCCGTTGCAGATATTGGGCCAGTCGGCGGCTTTGGGATTTTGAATCGACTCCTTTGAGCAGGGAGAGTTTTTTTTTTGCCAGAGACTGGGCGAGATCCCGCTCATTGGTTTCGGAATATATGGTCCGCAAGGTTTTTTCGATGATACCGGTGGCCAGGCCCTTGGCCGACAACTCCTTTCGCATCCGGTGCTCACCGAATTTTTTAGCGGAGACGCGCGAACGGCTCCAGCTCAAGGCAAACCGTTCATCATTGAGATAGCCGAGCCGTATCAACCAGTCGATGGTGGATTGGATCGTAGCTTTAGCAAAGTCCTTTCTTGCCAGGCGCTCCCTGATTTCAAACTCGCTTCGGTCCCGGTAAGACAAATACTTTAACGCCACGCTCTGAGCTTTTTTGAGTTCGTCCGAATCGGGCATCAAATCTCAAAAGTCATGCGGACTTAGCCGCTTTTTTCCCCTTGGTGTCTTGAGAGTCGGCTTCCTCCGGCTGAGGCGCGGGCGCTTCAGGCAGTGGAAGACCGAGTTTTTCCCTGAGTTTTGTTTCAATTTCAAAGTACATTTTTGGGTCGTCCTCAAGGAACTTGCGCGCGTTTTCGCGTCCCTGTCCGATTCGATGTTCATTGTAAGAGAACCAGGTGCCGCTTTTCGAAATGATTTCCTGAGCCACGGCCTGATCCAGCAGGTCGCTGGTTTTAGCAATGCCCTCGCCGTAACGGATATCGAACTCGCAATTACGGAAGGGTGGGGCGACCTTGTTCTTGACGATTTTCACCCGGGTCCGGTTGCCGATCACCTGGTCGCCATCTTTAAGGGCGGCGATGCGCCGGATATCCATGCGAACCGAGGAATAAAACTTGAGCGCGTTCCCGCCTGTTGTGGTTTCAGGGTTGCCGAACATCACTCCGATCTTCATGCGGATCTGGTTGATGAAAATCAGACAGGTTTTCGATTTGCTGATCACCCCCGTCAGTTTGCGCATGGCCTGCGACATGAGCCGTGCCTGTAGCCCCATGTGAGAGTCGCCCATGTCGCCATCCAGTTCTGCCTTGGGAACCAGCGCCGCCACGGAGTCCACGACGATCACATCGACGGCGCCGCTGCGCACCAGGACTTCTGCGATTTCCAGCGTTTGCTCGCCTGTGTCCGGTTGGGAAAGGAGCAGGTTGTCGAGATCGACACCCAGGTCATTGGCGTACTTTGGGTCCAGGGCATGTTCCGCATCGATGAACGCCGCCACACCTCCGGCTTTTTGCGCTTCGGCAATGATGTGCAGGGTGAGGCTGGTTTTTCCCGAACCTTCCGGTCCGTAAATCTCGACGATGCGTCCCCGGGGAACGCCGCCAACGCCGAGCGCGCTGTCCAGCGATATGGACCCGGTGGAAATAACCGAAATGTCTTTCAGGCTTTCAGCCTGGCCCAGTTTCATGATGGAACCCTTGCCGAACTGTTTTTCTATTTGACCAAATGCCAGTTCAAGGGCTTTATCTCTATCGTTTGACCCCATTGATCCTCCTTGGCTTGAACGGCTCAAGAACAGGTCGCCCAAGCAGATTAGAAAATGATTTTACTTATTGACGAGAGATCGACTCGTTAAAGACGAATTCTTCCTGAACAGTATAGATAGAACCTTTTGGCGTCAATGCACTTTTTATTAACTGGACCGATGATACGTCAAACGGCTCTATGTCGATACGTTGACTGGACTCAACGGCCTTTTTCAAACCTTCCACACCTTTACGTGACTTGATGCGCCCGAGGGTCAGATGATGCACCGTTTTTTTGTGGTCCGCAGGAAAGCCAAGATGCATCATTTCCAGTTCTATCTTTTCTTTCAAAGAATCGAGCCGGCCTTCCGTTTCCTCAACGCCAACCCATAAAACCCGGGGGCGGGAAAGATTGGGAAACGCTCCCACATTCCGCAGTTTTATGGAAAAAACCGGTGTCGTTTTGGTGATTCTCGCAATGCGTTCTTTTATCTTCGGGATCAAACCGGGTTGCGTGTTTCCCAAAAACTTGACGGTCAGGTGCATGTTGGACGGTTTGACCCAGGAGGCGTCCAGATTCAAGGTTTTATAAAAGCTCTGTACCGCGGTAATTTTTCCCCTGGCAGAGTTCGGAATATCAATGGCGAGAAACAACCTTAAATCGCACACAGTCTATCAAGGCCTTGGAAATAAAGTCAAACCTGAACCTTAAACGCATGAAACTCCAACGATTTCAGTGGAAAACGCTCATTGCTCGGAGGTTTTCCCCTGTTTGAAGCTGACGGCCCGGTCGGCATTCCGATACCCCGTAATTATATAGAGGGGGTTCACGTAAATAGCAAGTGTAATTTCCGAAGTAATCGGGAAGCCAGTTGTATAGAGGTCAAAGAATTCAATTTGCTAATCGTCTTGTTAGCTGCAAGTCGATTCCTCCATTCAAACAGGGCAGGACCTCTACCTGATTTTTTTTGGCATAACGCCCAGTATTTGTACGCAGTTAGCTTGTAGATACCTTGTCCCCGATCATAGGTTCGAGGGGTCAAAATTTTTTAATGACAGGCTCGCGATCATTCTCGGAAAGCAGTTCCATCACCCTCAATAGCAAGCAAAATTCTCATCTCTGCACATAGAGTAGGAATCCAGGTTTAAAGCAAAACTTATGTAAATAGAACGAGTCGCATGTTTGCGGTTTTGAAATCAGTTTAACTGAAAGAGCGGGGGCGGAAATTGAACGATTTTACATTGAAAGAATTTGAAGATGCGCTTGAAAATAAACTAAAGCCGCTATGCAAAGAGGTGAGAGATATAAAAAAAACCATGTTCGGAGAGGACGGTCGGGGGGGAATTACTGCGGATGTTGCTAAGGCCCATGATCTGGCCGTCGATCATGAGGTGATTCTCCGCGGGCGCGACAAGGCTTCCGGTTTGATACATAAAATCAATTACCTTTGGGGTGTGGCTTTCACAGGAGCCGCCGGGCTGTTTTGGAAAGCCTACGATTGGTTCTCAAATAACTAGTCTTTATAGAAAATCCTTACACGCATCAACGTTGCTTCCAAGCTATCTTTTTGCTGACGAAAGCATCGCTTTTTTTCATTCCAACCAGCACGTTCCACGGGCCACTCCCGTCCTGCCCCCAGAATCTTCTTTGATTTAACCAACCCCAATCAAACCCAGATAGTTTTATTTAGATAAATCCAGAGGAGATTGAACCAACTCCTCTTCATTCCCACTGAATTTTTTTTGAAGCCTGACGGAGAGTTCCGTGGCTTTTCTGAGTTGCTTGATATTTCCGTTTTCCAACGCGACCTTTTCCCACTTCTCCGCATAGGCGATGGCCTTTTCATACGCTTCCATTTGGTCATAAATCTGGGCGAGGTTACAGTAGGGATACTCCAGTTTCGGATTCAAACGGATGGTTTTCTCAAAGGTGAGAATGGCTTCCTCATAACGTCGAAGGCCGATGTAAGCCCAGCCCAGATTATTATGGGAATAAGCCGATTCCGGATTCAAGCGGATGGCTTCCTTGAGAATGGGAATGGCTTCCTCAAACTGTTTTTCAGCGTTTAAGGCCCAGCCAAGGTTGTTATAAGCATCGGCATTATCGGGTGCCAGGCGGAGGGCTTCTCTGAGGCTCGGAATCGCTTTCTTAAAAAGGCCCTGCTGATTGTAGGTCCATCCCAGATTGTTGTGGGCCACCGCGTATTCAGGCTTGAGACGGATCGATTCTTTTAAATGCCGAATGGCTTCTTCATAGAGGCCCCGTTTGTTAAACATGAAACCCAGATTATTTTGGGCAACTGCATCGTCCGGCCTGATATGAACGGCTTCCAGATATTCGTTGGAGGCTTCCCAATAGCGGTTCAATTGGGAATAAGCATAGCCCAGGTTATTGTGGGATTGAAAGTGATTGGGATCGAGCCGAATGGCTTCTTTTAATTGCTCTATAGCTTCTTCATACTTTCCATCCTTGATCAATTCCCCTCCCTGCAGGGAGTGAGCCTTGGCTTGGTCTTTGTCCGCAAGCGCCAGGGCCGGGACGGCCAGCAACCCGTAAAGAAAAATAACTGTCAGGCTGGAAATTACAAACTGTTTATTCATGGCAGGCTATCCAAAACGCGGGGTTTATAATTTTTCTTTGCCGGGCCGTCCCCTGAAAACGAGCGGTAAAAGCTTTTTCCCTGACAGGTTTAGCTTTTTGTTGTTTTTTGGGAGTATAGCAATAATATGATTTGACGTTCCACAATTTATGTTATGTTAGAAATAGTATTTTAATAACAAATAGATAGGTTGCAAAAATTATTATTAAGGAGAAGGTTATGAAACTGTTCAAGCAAGCCATCCTGATTGCGGTCCTCTCGCTTTTGGTGTTGGGAGTTACCGGATGTAAGGAAAAAGGTCCTGCCGAAAAAGCTGGAGAGAAAATAGATGAGTCGGTGGAAAAGGCCGGTGATGCTGCAAAGGATTTGATGGGCAAGTGATCCGGAGGATCGACGGCTCAAACGCATCGATAAATCCTTAAGTGGCTTTTAAATTAAAGCCGCACACAAGAATTTTTCATGATGAAATTTGTGTTAAATCTGCCGGGGCCGGATGGTTGCCGTCAGTTCTTCCATGCCAAGGGTGGGTTCCGTTGGCGGTCTGTTTCTGAATTTTCCGAAAACGGCGTGGCATTGTTTCCTGAGGTTGTTTCTCCAGGCCTTCCAATTCATACCGGTTTTTTCGCTTTGCGTTAGCTCATACTCTCTTAGCATCATTTCCTTAATGATTTCTTTGCATTCCTCGGGGCTCAATTCCCCCGTTTCCAGCTTGTGTTCCAAAAGAGGAATGAACTTGGGAGGCAACAAAGATTTAAAATCCGTTGGCACTTCAATTCTCCTTAATATCTTGTATTTGCAGTGGTTAAAAATTATCCCTAAAGGCATCAAAATGGGAATAATAGTTATAAAGCAAACCTCGTGCCAGGGTTAAATCGTTAGAAATAAAGAATTTTTCGGGATAGTGAACCGTCAAAAAACGGGCGGGCGGTAGAATAATGGCGGTTTGAGGTAGGGATAATGCCGAATGCTTTCAAAATTCCCTCTGAGGATAGCTTCATCCATGAAGATGAAGTGCAGAAAAGCGAAAAAATTTTTAAATACAAGAAGAGCTTGTTGTTTCTTTCTTTAACTTTATTGATTGGCGCGGCTTTTAGTTTGTACTTCAGCTCAGAAGATGAAATCGAGTTGTCGAACAAATCTCTGGAACAACATCTGACACCGCCTGACGAACACGAAAAACCTTTGCCGGTGCAAAACCAAGCCGATCAGCAAAGTTACGTTTCCCCCATAGAAAAAATTCCAACCGCAGAGCTGCAAAATCCATTGACTTCTCCATCGCCAAAGAAAGGTGACAAAGAGTTTAGCTACAGGAAGGACAAGGAATATCTGGCGATGAACCGGTTCGAGCGGCCCAGGGTGAAGGTAAAAGAACCTACGGTTAGCCGCTTGGAAATTCAAGATTCAGTAGCGGTGGTGGACAAACCCCTGGCACTGGCAGGAAGGGGTTTTGACATCAAGGGGTTTCAGTCCTATTCCAGGGAAACCCCGCAGGCGGACTTTCTCAGGCATTTGAAAAGGCCCGTTCCTAAACCGGACCCGGTCCTCAAGGACCATCTCGACTTGCAGTTGAGCCAGGTAAAAAGTTCCAAACATTTAATTTTTCACCCGCTGGGGCCGTCCCTGAGTCCCTTTCAAAAACCAGCTCACCCGGAAGGCCCCGAGCCTCAAAAAAAACCGCAAGCTTTGAAACCCATTCCTGAAACTAAACTGCTGTTAAACGAAGGTGAAAAAAGCGGTTTGCTTTTGCGTCCTGGAAGCGAGTCTTTGGATTTGTTGATCGGCAATGAAAAGATCAATCGAAAAAGATATGAAAGTTGGTGACGGCGTTTCTTCGTAAAACGTATTCCGCCAGTAATGGCCAGGGAGCCTCAAGGTTTCTATCAGGGGTTTAATGCATCCAGGGACCTTTCTTTTTGCGTTTCCGGCGTGTCTTTAGGGGAGGGGGGTGTTTGTAGACTCCAGTACCAATAAAAGAAAACCCAAAAGGCGATAATAAAAATTAAAAGCATTATTTTCCGTGCCCAACTGACAGTCGGCTTTCCTGGGTCTTCTGAGTTTTGTTGCGGCACGTTCGAAACCTTTTTCGATGGAGAAAAGCTTTAAGGAGATTTCGCGCAACGAAATCCAAAGCTGTTGTTCCTGACTTCCGGCGTGAAGAAACTGCGGTTAAACGTCGGTGCGCTCAAGCCGCATCCATAAGAAAGGCAGTCAAACCAGGACCCTCCCTTAAGAATTCTCTTGTCCTTGCCATATTCCGCCCGGTGAACGGTATTTCCCGGATGCGGCAGATAGAAACTATCCACCCATTCCCACACATTTCCCGACATATCAAACAGTCCGTAAGGACTCCTGCCGTCCGGGTAAGACCCAACAGGTTCCGTCCCGGTGGAATGTTTATAAGGATTGTTGGATCTGTCCAGCGTCCACTCATGTCCCCAGGGGTAGGTGAATCCCTCTTCACCGCGCGAAGCCTTTTCCCATTCCTTCTCGTTGGGCAGTCGTTTGCCCGACCACTCACAATAATCTTTGGCGTCAAACCAACTCACGTAGACCACGGGATGCTTTTCCTTGCCCTTGGCAATCACTCCATTCGGCCAGTGATAGGGAGCTTCCCTTTTGGTGGCATCGACAAACTTTTTATAATCTTCATTGGTGACTTCATTTAAGTCGATGTAAAACCCATCCGTCGAAGCGATGTGTTCCGGAGATTCGTCATCCCAACGTTCGTTGGATCCCATGATAAATTCCCCGGCAGGTACATAAACCATGCCGGGGATTTGGGATGTGACTGAGGGTTCATTCGATTTGCCAGGATTGGCTTTTTGAGCTTCTTTTTTGACAGCGGCAACCCGTTGCGATGAAGGACGCAAATGAGATACCGAAACTCCGGAAATCTTCCGGATCGTTTCAACGGATTGAAATGGGGATTTGGTCGTTGTGGGGTGGGCGCCCACATGGCAATTCCGGCATTCGTTTTTTTTCTCCTTATCCGCATGGGTTTTGATTAAATTTTCCGGTTGGTGACAGGTGGTCTGGCATTTTAAGGCGGGGGAACCGGAAGAAAAACTTTCAAAAGCCGTTACCGGCTCCGCGAAAACGAATATAAGAAAAAGCAGTCCCAATCCAGAGGCCGTTGTTATTTTTTTGATTGGTATGAGAAAATTCATGTGCAATTGGAAAATTTACGAGATAATCGATTTTTGCCCGAAATTTGAGGTCATTGAATGCCAGGCACCAATTATTGATACTAAAAGATGCTGCTGGGGGAGTCAAAGCAAAATTCTTCCGGTAAAAATGTGGGAAATTTTGCGCTGAGGAGAGGACCAGGTTGGAAATGTGGCGGCTGATCAAAGATGGACCGGGTGACGGCGCCCTGAATATGGCCACAGACCGGGCGATTCTCGCGGCCTGCGATGAAGGCAAGGCGCCTCCAACATTGCGTCTGTATGGCTGGAAAGAGCCGACCCTGACGGTCGGGTATTCCCAGAACAGCAACCGGGACATCGACCTGGACCGTTGTCAATCCCTGGGAATTCCCGTCATTGACCGGCCCACAGGAGGGAGAGCCCTTCTGCACGACAAGGAGTTGACCTACAGTCTGGTGGCGCCCATCCCGCACCCACAGTTTCCTTCCAGCCTGCGCGCTTCCTTTAAAGTGATTTCTGGGGCGCTTTTGTTTTCCCTCGATCAGCTGGGCATTCAGAATACAGCGATGGCCGAAGTTCGCAAGACTTCCGCGAATGGAAGATCGCCTTCCTGTTTTTCATCGTTGAATCATTGTGAAATAATCGTTAATAATAAAAAGTTGATCGGAAGCGCCCAACGCAGAAAGAGCCGGTCGTTTCTTCAGCATGGGTCTTTGTGGATGGATTGTGACCGGGCGCTGATGAACTCCCTGTTTCGCTTCGACCTGCCGAAAATGCGGAAAGCCAATCTGGAAATTCTTGCGCGTCACACCGTTTCCTTAAATCAACTGCTCGAAAGAGAAGTGAGGTTCGATGAGGTGGAGCTGGCATTTTGCGCGGGATTCATGCGGGCATTGCCAGGTGAATGGGAACGCGGAAAATTAAGCGCCTATGAGATGAATCTGCGTGACCTTTATTTAAGTCAATTATTAAGTCAAAAGGATGAGTGAATGCGTGTGAAGAATAACCACAGGAGCCGGGCGGCCTTTCTGATCATTCTAATAATGATGATCGCTCCATATGCTTCCGGATGTTCTAAAAAGCAACTGCTATCTAAAGATTCCTATCGCCAGCATTATGTCGATGCCACGGAAAAATATCTCCCCCGGATTTCCGGAACCATTCAGGCGGCCCAATTTGCCCGTGTGGACAATGACTCCTTCCGGGATCTCATCCTGCATAAAGTCGATAAGGGACAACCATCGCAGATTTTATTGTTGATCAACAATAAAAAACGCGGGTTTGATTTTCCCAGCGGCAACAAAACTGTTAAAACCGAAAAGGGGGACATCGTTTTTTTTGGCGCCGGAGATTTTAACCGCGATGGCGCCGATGACCTTTTCTTCATTCAAAAAGAAGGTGGAAGAGATTTTGCCAGCCTTTTGTTCAATAATAAAAAGGGGTATTATTACAAAAAGGTCGATTATGTCTTACCAGAAATAAGGCAGGGGGTCGAACGTGCTGAGGTGATAGACCTCGATCACGATGGCGATCTCGATCTGTTTTTCTATGGAAAGCGGGTTTTGAATCCCGCAGGCCGCCCGGACCGGATGCAGTCGCAGATCTTTATCAATAATGGCAAAGGGGACTTTCAGGATCTCACGTCCATTTTATTGACTCCCTTGCCGCCGGGGATCTCAGGCGCCTCCATCGCTGATTATGACGGCGATGGAATTCGTGACATCTTTCTCATGTATGGCAACGGAAGAGACCGGTTGCTTTTTAATAACAGTCTGGGAAAATTTTCCGATAAAACCGCTGCCTATCTTCCAGGCATTAAAGGGGAAACCACCCATGCCGATTGGGCGGATTTCGACGGCGATGGAGACAACGACCTTCTCATCGTCAGCCGCCGCGCCGCTTCCGGGGAAACTTGTTATTTTTTGGAAAACGACGGTCAGGGACGCTTTACGAAACGGTCGCACGATATTTTGCCGAGAGCGTCTGCGTCACGCGTTTACTTACTGGATGCCAATGGCAACGAAATCCCCGATGCCTTGATTTTAAGCGAAGGGAAAACCATTTATTTGCAGGGAAAGGGAGAGTGGAAGTTTTCGGTTGAAACCGTAAAGCGGCTTCCCCGTTACCGGTGGATAAGTGAGATGGCGTTCGGGGACATCAATGGCGATGGTTATCTGGATATTTTCGGTATCGACACGAGAAGCCGTAAAGGAAGATTGTGGCTGAACCGTTTCAAATAAACAACAGAGGCATTTGGGAATTCGATCATGTCCTATTTTAAGAAGCTGACGTTTTTAAAAGTGATGACCACCGTCGCCTGGGCCGACGGCGAGATGACCCACACCGAACTCAACCTTCTCAAATCCTTTATCAGGAAATTTGATCTGGACAAAAAGGATGTGGAAGAGTTGCGCCCGTATCTGGAAGCGCCTGTCTCGAAAAAGCGCCGCGAAGAATTGTTTCATCAGCTCATCGCGGAACTGTCTTCGCTGGAAGAAAAGCAGGAGATCATTCAAGCCATGGAGACCATGGCCGCAACGAAAAAGAAAAAGAGCGAGGAAGAACTGGCGCTCGTGGATCAGTTCACCGCCTGGTTGAAAAAATCCTCCTTCACCACCCGGTCTTTCGGAAAAGTCCGCAATTTTTTTCAGCGTACGATTTTCGCCGATGCGAGGACGAAAGATCCGGAGCTTGAAAAATATTTCAAGCGCAAGGTGTTCAAGAAAATTGAATTAAAAAGCGCGAAAAGCGGTCATAAAATAAACCTGCCCGATGATGAGATTTACCACATCTGTTTACTGGGAACGCTTCTCGCTTCCGTCGCGCAGGTGGACGGCATCTTCGATGAAGTGGAAAAGGTCGTACTCCAAAAAGTCCTGCTCAAGACCTTCTCATTCCCGAAGCAGGAGTCGGAAATTCTCCTCGCGGTCGTCGAGGAGCAGGCGAAACAGGGGTTCGATTTTCATGAAGTGATCACCG
This genomic interval carries:
- the pilD gene encoding type 4 prepilin-like proteins leader peptide-processing enzyme; protein product: METALSLPFPFAVSAAFLLGLVIGSFSNACIYRLPKQESVVFPASRCTSCNTPIKAVDNIPVLSYLLLRGKCRACGQKISIAYPLIEIVTGLLFVAVVVKFGISWESLIYAIVCPALVIITVIDFQHQIIPDRITLPGIIFGLGAGSYLVGMINSGLGFLLGGGLFYLLAVLTQGRGMGGGDVKFIAGAGALLGWQQVLLVIFLAAVLGSVIGLALMAAQKKDRKSQIPFGPFLVLGTLAAIFFGEDLIRLYLTTVTSQF
- the recA gene encoding protein RecA, which translates into the protein MGSNDRDKALELAFGQIEKQFGKGSIMKLGQAESLKDISVISTGSISLDSALGVGGVPRGRIVEIYGPEGSGKTSLTLHIIAEAQKAGGVAAFIDAEHALDPKYANDLGVDLDNLLLSQPDTGEQTLEIAEVLVRSGAVDVIVVDSVAALVPKAELDGDMGDSHMGLQARLMSQAMRKLTGVISKSKTCLIFINQIRMKIGVMFGNPETTTGGNALKFYSSVRMDIRRIAALKDGDQVIGNRTRVKIVKNKVAPPFRNCEFDIRYGEGIAKTSDLLDQAVAQEIISKSGTWFSYNEHRIGQGRENARKFLEDDPKMYFEIETKLREKLGLPLPEAPAPQPEEADSQDTKGKKAAKSA
- a CDS encoding 2'-5' RNA ligase, with product MCDLRLFLAIDIPNSARGKITAVQSFYKTLNLDASWVKPSNMHLTVKFLGNTQPGLIPKIKERIARITKTTPVFSIKLRNVGAFPNLSRPRVLWVGVEETEGRLDSLKEKIELEMMHLGFPADHKKTVHHLTLGRIKSRKGVEGLKKAVESSQRIDIEPFDVSSVQLIKSALTPKGSIYTVQEEFVFNESISRQ
- the lipM gene encoding octanoyltransferase LipM produces the protein MEMWRLIKDGPGDGALNMATDRAILAACDEGKAPPTLRLYGWKEPTLTVGYSQNSNRDIDLDRCQSLGIPVIDRPTGGRALLHDKELTYSLVAPIPHPQFPSSLRASFKVISGALLFSLDQLGIQNTAMAEVRKTSANGRSPSCFSSLNHCEIIVNNKKLIGSAQRRKSRSFLQHGSLWMDCDRALMNSLFRFDLPKMRKANLEILARHTVSLNQLLEREVRFDEVELAFCAGFMRALPGEWERGKLSAYEMNLRDLYLSQLLSQKDE